One Polaribacter sp. KT25b DNA segment encodes these proteins:
- a CDS encoding biopolymer transporter ExbD, with protein sequence MNLRGRNKVDPTFNMSSMTDIVFLLLIFFMLTSTLVTVSAIDVFLPKAGGKTENSASVAVTITSESVFYIDKTAVSASNLESEILKSVGADKKKTIVIRGDKEVPYKKVMEVIDIANKNKLKMILAVKGK encoded by the coding sequence ATGAATTTAAGAGGAAGAAATAAAGTAGATCCAACATTCAATATGTCGTCCATGACAGATATTGTTTTTTTATTGCTAATATTTTTCATGCTTACATCAACTTTAGTAACTGTAAGTGCAATTGATGTTTTTTTACCAAAAGCTGGCGGAAAAACAGAAAATAGTGCATCTGTTGCTGTAACTATTACAAGCGAATCTGTTTTCTATATTGATAAAACAGCCGTTAGTGCATCTAACTTAGAAAGTGAAATTTTAAAGAGTGTAGGTGCAGATAAAAAGAAAACCATTGTTATTAGAGGAGATAAAGAAGTACCTTATAAAAAAGTGATGGAAGTTATAGACATTGCTAACAAGAATAAATTAAAAATGATTTTAGCTGTAAAAGGAAAATAA
- a CDS encoding energy transducer TonB has translation MAILDTNPKRKSTAITASILLLLLFVIFNYGLKYLDPPEEYGLAINFGDSDFGSGEPVENTKKALTPEVVEKEEVIEEVIEVPKEVVKEEIIADETSEEITVIEKKEVEKEPVKEVVKKEEPKEKPKPKPSKEATEALNSLLNGNSSDGNPKGEGDDKKEGVKGNENGDPNSNKYYGNEGTGSGGNYNLAGRKALSKPIEQPDCQEEGIVVVRITVDKNGKVISAVPGVKGSTNTAACLLKPAKEAALKTTWNADEKAPANQVGTIIYKFTLTK, from the coding sequence ATGGCAATATTAGATACAAACCCTAAACGAAAATCTACAGCAATAACAGCAAGTATATTGTTGCTTTTGTTGTTTGTTATTTTTAATTATGGTTTAAAATATTTAGATCCACCAGAAGAGTATGGTTTGGCAATAAATTTTGGAGATTCTGATTTTGGAAGTGGTGAGCCAGTAGAAAACACTAAAAAAGCATTAACCCCAGAAGTAGTAGAAAAAGAAGAGGTTATAGAAGAAGTAATAGAGGTTCCGAAAGAAGTAGTTAAGGAAGAAATTATTGCTGATGAAACATCCGAAGAGATTACGGTTATAGAGAAAAAAGAAGTAGAAAAAGAACCTGTAAAAGAAGTTGTTAAAAAGGAAGAACCAAAAGAAAAGCCGAAACCAAAACCATCCAAAGAAGCAACAGAAGCTTTAAATAGTTTATTAAATGGTAATTCATCTGATGGAAATCCAAAAGGAGAAGGTGACGATAAAAAAGAAGGCGTAAAAGGAAATGAAAATGGCGATCCTAATTCTAATAAATATTATGGAAATGAAGGAACAGGATCTGGAGGAAACTACAACCTTGCAGGAAGAAAAGCATTATCAAAACCAATAGAACAACCAGATTGCCAAGAAGAAGGAATTGTAGTTGTAAGAATTACTGTTGATAAAAATGGAAAAGTAATTAGTGCTGTTCCAGGTGTAAAAGGTTCTACAAATACAGCTGCTTGTTTATTGAAACCTGCAAAAGAAGCTGCTCTAAAAACTACTTGGAATGCAGATGAAAAAGCACCAGCAAATCAAGTAGGTACTATTATTTATAAATTTACTTTAACAAAATAA
- a CDS encoding folylpolyglutamate synthase/dihydrofolate synthase family protein codes for MTYQQTLDWMFAQLPMFQREGKTAFKKDLTNILAFSKQLDFPEKKFKSIHIAGTNGKGSTSHMLASILQEAGYKVGLYTSPHLKNFTERIRINGIEIPKNKVTSFIAKHKVFLENQKLSFFEMTVGLAFDYFANEKVDIAIIEVGLGGRLDSTNIITPVVSVITNIGLDHTQFLGETLPEIAFEKAGIIKNNIPVIIGEEQSEVKSVFLEKAKKCNAAISFASDDLQEYTSDLLGDYQKSNTKTVVAALKQLKGFSISQKNITDGLLHVVKNTSLKGRWQILQENPKVICDTAHNTEGLKIVLNQLKKESYKRLHFVLGVVSDKKLEDVLPIFPQDAIYYFSKPAIPRGLSEAILQEKSAKFNLFGKKYLSVRKAYKEALLNANQGDIIYVGGSTFVVAEII; via the coding sequence ATGACATATCAACAAACTTTAGATTGGATGTTTGCGCAATTACCTATGTTTCAAAGAGAAGGTAAAACAGCATTCAAAAAAGATTTAACCAATATTTTAGCATTTTCAAAACAACTAGATTTTCCAGAAAAAAAATTTAAATCCATTCATATAGCTGGTACAAACGGAAAAGGTTCTACGTCTCATATGTTAGCTTCTATTTTACAAGAAGCAGGCTATAAAGTAGGTTTATACACTTCGCCACATTTAAAAAACTTCACAGAACGAATTAGAATAAATGGTATTGAAATACCTAAAAACAAAGTCACATCATTTATAGCAAAACATAAAGTTTTTTTAGAAAATCAAAAACTGTCATTTTTTGAAATGACGGTTGGTTTGGCTTTTGATTATTTTGCGAATGAAAAGGTAGATATAGCGATTATTGAAGTAGGTTTAGGAGGTAGATTAGATTCTACAAACATCATTACTCCAGTAGTTTCTGTCATCACAAATATAGGGTTAGATCACACACAATTTTTAGGAGAAACATTGCCAGAAATTGCTTTTGAAAAAGCAGGAATCATAAAAAATAATATTCCTGTTATAATAGGAGAAGAACAGTCAGAAGTTAAAAGTGTCTTTTTAGAAAAGGCAAAAAAATGTAATGCTGCCATTTCTTTTGCTTCGGATGATTTACAAGAGTATACATCAGATTTGTTGGGCGACTATCAAAAATCAAATACAAAAACTGTGGTTGCAGCACTTAAACAATTAAAAGGTTTTTCGATTTCTCAAAAAAATATTACTGATGGATTGTTACATGTTGTAAAAAACACTAGTTTAAAAGGAAGATGGCAGATTTTACAAGAAAACCCAAAAGTAATTTGTGATACTGCTCATAATACAGAAGGGTTAAAAATTGTTTTAAATCAACTGAAAAAAGAAAGCTATAAGAGGTTACATTTTGTACTTGGAGTTGTTTCTGATAAAAAATTAGAAGACGTTTTACCAATCTTTCCACAAGATGCAATCTATTATTTTAGCAAGCCAGCTATTCCCCGAGGTCTTTCTGAAGCTATTTTACAAGAAAAATCTGCTAAATTTAATTTATTTGGAAAAAAATATTTATCAGTAAGAAAAGCATATAAAGAAGCCTTACTAAATGCTAATCAAGGAGATATAATCTATGTTGGTGGAAGTACATTTGTGGTTGCTGAAATAATTTAA
- a CDS encoding transposase — protein MSTLIDIAKLLLPEVLVENFKLTKHAVKQGELHFYFTELNIIPEEFKDLKLSSKGFFPEATIQDFPIRGKNVFLHVIRRRWIEETSKKLTTRDWQLVAKGTRITSEFADFFKRH, from the coding sequence TTGAGTACTCTTATAGATATTGCTAAATTATTATTACCAGAAGTTCTTGTTGAAAATTTTAAACTTACTAAGCATGCAGTTAAACAAGGAGAACTTCATTTTTATTTCACAGAATTAAATATCATTCCAGAAGAATTTAAAGACCTTAAATTGAGTTCTAAAGGTTTTTTCCCAGAGGCTACTATACAAGATTTTCCAATTCGAGGTAAAAACGTTTTTCTACATGTCATAAGACGACGTTGGATTGAGGAAACCTCAAAAAAATTAACCACAAGAGATTGGCAATTAGTAGCAAAAGGCACTAGAATTACAAGTGAATTTGCTGATTTTTTTAAAAGACATTAG
- a CDS encoding transposase: MLLLSSNSRLIAMIRGTKADTVVKTLLKILIKYRKKVEEEVTLDMAGNMGLIVKKSFPQAVQVIDRFHVQKLASEALQEIRIKHRWQAIDAENDAIENARNKNLKYSPELLSNGDTLKQLLARSRYLLYKKSSKWTENQQQRAIILFEKYPDRQKAYKLCQNLSWIFNNTKDKTSALIRLAKWNEKVRQADFKSFRTIARTMSIHYQNILNYFDNRSTNASAESFNAKIKAFRAQFREVKNIEFFLFILSNIYA, from the coding sequence ATGCTATTGCTTAGCTCGAACTCACGTTTAATAGCAATGATTAGAGGTACTAAAGCTGATACAGTTGTAAAAACACTTTTAAAAATTCTCATAAAATATAGAAAAAAAGTAGAAGAAGAAGTAACCCTAGATATGGCTGGAAATATGGGTTTAATTGTTAAAAAATCATTTCCACAAGCAGTTCAGGTAATAGATCGTTTCCATGTACAAAAATTAGCATCAGAAGCTTTACAAGAAATAAGAATAAAACATCGTTGGCAAGCAATAGATGCTGAAAATGATGCGATAGAAAACGCTCGAAACAAAAACTTAAAATACAGTCCAGAACTTTTATCAAACGGAGATACTCTAAAACAATTATTAGCCAGAAGTAGATATTTACTTTATAAAAAAAGCAGTAAATGGACTGAAAACCAACAGCAAAGAGCGATTATTTTATTTGAAAAATATCCTGATAGACAAAAAGCATACAAATTATGTCAAAACCTATCTTGGATATTTAACAACACTAAAGACAAAACTTCAGCTCTGATAAGACTTGCTAAATGGAATGAAAAAGTAAGGCAAGCTGATTTTAAAAGTTTTAGAACCATCGCCAGAACAATGTCAATACATTATCAAAATATTCTAAACTATTTTGATAATAGAAGCACCAATGCTTCTGCTGAATCTTTTAATGCTAAAATTAAAGCTTTTAGAGCACAATTTAGAGAGGTTAAAAATATAGAATTCTTCCTTTTCATACTCTCAAATATTTATGCTTAA
- the thrS gene encoding threonine--tRNA ligase translates to MIKITLPDGSIKEFAVNSTPMDVAKSISEGFARNVISANFNDITVETTTPLTTDGSLILYTFNDNGGKKAFWHSSAHVLAEAILSFYPKAKLTIGPAIENGFYYDIDLGEDVISDKDFPAIEKKFLEIARGKHEFSLRSVSKEDALSFYKGENNEYKVELIENLTDGEITFCDHSNFTDLCRGGHIPNTGIIKAVKIMNVAGAYWRGDENNNQLTRVYGITFPKQKMLTEYLELLEEAKKRDHRKLGKELELFTFSSKVGAGLPLWLPKGAALRERLENFLKKAQKKAGYEMVITPHIGQKELYVTSGHYAKYGEDSFQPIKTPKMDEEFLLKPMNCPHHCEVYNFKPHSYKDLPKRFAEFGTVYRYEQSGELHGLTRVRGFTQDDAHIFCTPEQLDQEFKDVIDLVLYVFGSLGFEDFTAQVSVRDKSNPDKYIGDADTWEIAENAIISAATDKGLDFVIEEGEAAFYGPKLDFMVKDALGRSWQLGTIQVDYNLPKRFDLTYKGADNQLHRPVMIHRAPFGSMERFIAVLLEHTGGNFPLWLIPDQVILLPISDKYQKYSEKVLESLENSEIRALVDDRNEKTGRKIRDAEISKIPYMLIVGEKEEEDGTVSVRKHGEGDLGTFTIEEFVSLVKKEIESTLVKF, encoded by the coding sequence ATGATTAAAATTACTTTACCTGACGGAAGTATTAAGGAGTTTGCTGTAAACAGTACTCCGATGGATGTTGCAAAAAGCATTAGTGAAGGGTTTGCTAGAAATGTAATATCAGCAAATTTTAACGACATAACCGTTGAAACCACTACTCCATTAACCACGGATGGTTCATTAATTTTATATACATTTAATGATAATGGTGGTAAAAAAGCATTCTGGCATTCTTCTGCACACGTTTTAGCAGAAGCTATTTTAAGTTTTTATCCGAAAGCAAAATTAACAATTGGGCCCGCTATTGAAAATGGTTTTTATTATGATATTGACTTAGGAGAAGATGTTATTTCTGATAAAGATTTTCCTGCAATTGAGAAGAAATTTTTAGAGATTGCTCGTGGAAAACATGAATTCTCTTTACGATCAGTTTCTAAAGAAGATGCATTATCATTCTATAAAGGAGAAAATAATGAATATAAAGTTGAGTTGATTGAAAACTTAACAGATGGTGAAATTACTTTTTGTGATCATAGCAACTTTACTGATTTATGTAGAGGAGGCCACATCCCTAATACAGGAATAATAAAGGCTGTAAAAATAATGAATGTTGCAGGTGCGTACTGGAGAGGTGATGAGAACAACAATCAATTAACTCGAGTTTACGGAATTACTTTCCCTAAGCAAAAGATGCTAACTGAATATTTAGAATTATTAGAAGAAGCTAAAAAACGTGATCACAGAAAACTTGGTAAAGAATTAGAGTTATTTACTTTTTCATCAAAAGTTGGTGCAGGTTTACCATTATGGTTACCAAAAGGAGCTGCTTTAAGAGAACGTTTAGAAAATTTCTTAAAAAAAGCTCAGAAAAAAGCTGGCTACGAAATGGTAATTACACCACATATTGGACAAAAAGAACTTTATGTTACTTCTGGACATTATGCTAAATATGGAGAAGATAGTTTTCAACCAATAAAAACTCCTAAAATGGATGAAGAGTTTTTATTAAAACCTATGAACTGCCCACACCATTGTGAAGTTTATAATTTTAAACCACACTCTTATAAAGATTTACCAAAACGTTTTGCAGAGTTTGGTACTGTTTATAGATACGAACAAAGTGGAGAGTTACACGGGTTAACGCGTGTTAGAGGTTTTACACAAGATGATGCTCATATTTTCTGTACACCAGAACAATTAGATCAAGAATTTAAAGATGTTATAGATTTAGTTTTATATGTTTTCGGTTCATTAGGTTTTGAAGATTTTACAGCTCAAGTTTCTGTTAGAGATAAAAGTAATCCAGATAAATACATAGGTGATGCTGATACATGGGAAATTGCTGAAAACGCAATTATTAGTGCAGCCACTGATAAAGGTTTAGATTTTGTTATCGAAGAAGGTGAAGCTGCTTTTTATGGACCTAAATTAGACTTTATGGTTAAGGATGCTTTAGGAAGAAGTTGGCAACTTGGAACCATACAAGTTGACTATAATTTACCAAAACGTTTTGACTTAACTTATAAAGGAGCAGATAATCAACTACACAGACCAGTAATGATTCATAGAGCACCATTTGGATCTATGGAGCGTTTTATTGCAGTATTACTAGAGCACACGGGAGGAAACTTCCCTCTTTGGCTAATACCAGATCAGGTTATCTTATTGCCTATCAGTGATAAATATCAAAAATATTCAGAAAAAGTTTTAGAATCGTTAGAAAATTCCGAAATTCGCGCCCTCGTAGATGATCGAAATGAGAAAACAGGAAGAAAAATTAGAGATGCAGAAATAAGTAAAATTCCGTATATGCTAATTGTAGGTGAAAAAGAAGAAGAAGATGGCACAGTTTCTGTAAGAAAACATGGAGAAGGCGATTTAGGTACATTTACAATAGAAGAATTTGTATCTTTAGTGAAAAAAGAAATAGAAAGTACTTTGGTGAAGTTTTAA
- the infC gene encoding translation initiation factor IF-3 translates to MKEDQHRINEKIKYVDEVRLVGDNVEVGVYPLAKAKDLAKEQELDLVEISPKAKPPVCKIIDYKKFLYEQKKREKVLKSKATKVTIKEIRFGPQTDEHDYEFKKKHALKFLQEGAKLKAFVFFKGRSIIFKEQGQILLLKLAQELEEYGKVEQLPKLEGKRMIMFIAPKKLK, encoded by the coding sequence ATCAAAGAAGATCAACATAGAATTAATGAAAAAATAAAATATGTTGACGAAGTTCGTCTTGTGGGCGATAATGTTGAAGTTGGTGTTTATCCTTTAGCGAAAGCGAAAGATTTAGCCAAAGAACAGGAATTAGATTTGGTAGAAATTTCTCCAAAAGCTAAACCACCTGTTTGTAAAATTATTGATTACAAGAAATTCTTGTATGAACAGAAGAAGCGCGAAAAGGTATTAAAATCTAAGGCTACAAAAGTTACCATAAAAGAAATACGTTTTGGACCGCAAACGGATGAGCATGACTATGAATTTAAGAAAAAACATGCTCTTAAATTCTTACAAGAAGGCGCAAAGTTAAAAGCATTTGTTTTCTTTAAAGGAAGATCTATTATCTTTAAAGAGCAAGGACAAATTTTACTTTTAAAATTAGCCCAAGAATTGGAAGAGTATGGTAAAGTTGAACAATTACCAAAATTGGAAGGTAAACGTATGATTATGTTTATAGCTCCAAAGAAATTAAAATAA
- the rpmI gene encoding 50S ribosomal protein L35, whose translation MPKMKTKSSAKKRFKVTGSGKIKRKHAFKSHILTKKSKKRKLKLTHDTLVHKSDVANIKQQLTL comes from the coding sequence ATGCCTAAAATGAAAACCAAATCTAGCGCCAAAAAACGTTTTAAAGTTACTGGTTCTGGAAAAATTAAAAGAAAGCACGCGTTTAAGAGTCATATCTTAACAAAGAAATCTAAGAAACGTAAGCTTAAATTGACTCATGATACTTTAGTACATAAGTCTGATGTTGCAAACATCAAACAACAATTAACTTTATAA
- the rplT gene encoding 50S ribosomal protein L20: MPRSVNSVASRKRRKKILKAAKGYFGRRKNVYTVAKNAVEKGMLYAYRDRKNNKRNFRSLWIVRINAAARLHGMSYSQFMGKVKANQIELNRKVLADLAVNNPDAFKAVVEKIK; this comes from the coding sequence ATGCCAAGATCAGTAAATTCAGTAGCCTCAAGAAAAAGAAGAAAAAAAATCTTGAAGGCAGCAAAAGGTTACTTCGGACGTAGAAAAAACGTTTATACAGTAGCAAAAAATGCGGTTGAAAAAGGAATGCTTTATGCTTACCGTGACCGTAAAAACAATAAGAGAAACTTTCGTTCTTTATGGATTGTGCGTATTAACGCAGCAGCTCGTTTACACGGAATGTCTTACTCTCAGTTTATGGGGAAAGTGAAAGCTAATCAAATTGAATTAAACCGTAAGGTTTTAGCAGATTTAGCTGTAAACAACCCAGACGCTTTTAAGGCAGTTGTAGAGAAAATTAAATAA
- the glgA gene encoding glycogen synthase, translating to MKTLFYTREFPPYVYGGAGVHVEYLAEELSKLMNVEVRCFGDQDSKDRTLTVKGFPYDNPVFENADDKLKAVLQTLSTGLHMNADVIDADIVHCHTWYAHFAGIIAKLCYGVPLVITTHSLEPLRPWKREQLGRGYDASSWIEKTAIEMADALIAVSEETKEDVLKYFNVDEKKVKVIYNGINLQEYITTTETDTLQTYNVDKTKPYVLFVGRITRQKGIIHLVNAIKYIDPETQIVLCAGAPDTKEIGKEMEDAVNEVKKTRKDVIWIDKMVTKKEIIQLYSHADVFCCPSIYEPFGIINIEAMACDTAVVASAVGGIKEVVVHGETGLLIPVEQQISAPFEPVDPDKFARDLADGVNKLIKNPELRKSMATKGRKRVEDYFDWISIAKQVEELYKTLKK from the coding sequence ATGAAAACCCTTTTTTATACTAGAGAATTTCCTCCATATGTATATGGCGGTGCTGGTGTTCATGTAGAATACCTTGCCGAAGAACTATCTAAATTAATGAATGTTGAGGTTAGATGTTTTGGAGATCAAGATTCTAAAGACAGAACTCTAACTGTTAAAGGTTTTCCTTATGATAATCCTGTTTTTGAAAATGCAGATGACAAACTAAAAGCAGTCTTACAAACACTAAGTACTGGTTTGCATATGAATGCAGATGTAATCGATGCAGATATTGTGCATTGCCATACTTGGTATGCACATTTTGCAGGTATTATTGCTAAACTCTGTTACGGAGTTCCCTTAGTTATTACAACCCATTCTTTAGAACCATTAAGACCCTGGAAAAGAGAACAATTAGGACGTGGTTATGACGCTTCTTCTTGGATAGAAAAAACGGCAATTGAAATGGCAGACGCATTAATTGCTGTATCCGAAGAAACTAAAGAAGATGTTTTAAAATATTTTAATGTTGATGAAAAAAAAGTAAAAGTAATCTATAATGGAATCAATCTTCAAGAATATATTACTACCACAGAGACTGATACTTTACAGACTTATAATGTTGATAAAACAAAACCTTACGTACTTTTTGTAGGTAGAATTACAAGACAAAAAGGAATTATTCATTTAGTTAATGCCATAAAATATATAGATCCAGAGACTCAAATTGTACTTTGTGCAGGTGCACCAGACACTAAAGAGATTGGCAAAGAAATGGAAGATGCTGTTAATGAAGTTAAAAAAACTCGTAAAGATGTAATCTGGATTGATAAAATGGTCACCAAAAAAGAAATTATCCAACTATATTCTCATGCAGATGTATTTTGTTGCCCTTCTATTTATGAACCTTTTGGCATTATAAATATCGAAGCTATGGCTTGTGATACTGCAGTTGTTGCGAGTGCTGTTGGCGGTATAAAAGAAGTTGTTGTACATGGAGAAACTGGTCTTTTAATTCCCGTTGAACAACAAATATCTGCCCCATTTGAACCTGTAGATCCAGATAAATTTGCTAGAGATTTAGCAGATGGTGTAAATAAATTAATTAAAAATCCAGAACTAAGAAAATCTATGGCTACGAAAGGAAGAAAAAGAGTTGAAGATTATTTTGATTGGATATCAATTGCAAAACAAGTAGAGGAATTATATAAAACATTAAAAAAATAA
- a CDS encoding glucose-1-phosphate adenylyltransferase, which produces MINNKVLGIILGGGQGSRLYPLTKDRSKPAVPIAGKYRLVDIPISNCINSDIKRMYVLTQFNSASLNAHIKNTYHFSFFSSAFVDVLAAEQTINSDKWFQGTADAVRQSMHHFLENDFEYALILSGDQLYQMDFNDMIKKHEESGAEISIATYPVDAKDATEFGLLKTNDENIITSFIEKPAPELLPDWTSDVGDQMKSQGRNYLASMGIYIFNRKLLVDLMSNPDTNDFGKEIIPQAINTHKTLSYQYEGYWTDIGNIDSFFEANLGLTDDVPQFNLYDNDKHVYTRPRILPTSKIAGSILNKAVIGDGCIIHAEKIERSVIGIRSRIGKNSLISNTYMMGNDSYESLDEVAKNHIDIMMGIGDRCYIHNCIVDKNCRIGDDVRINGGQHIENTETDTYFVKDGIVVIKKDATILKGTNIG; this is translated from the coding sequence ATGATAAATAATAAAGTATTAGGAATTATTTTAGGAGGTGGACAAGGATCAAGATTATACCCATTAACAAAAGATAGATCTAAACCTGCAGTACCAATTGCTGGTAAATATAGATTAGTTGATATACCTATTTCTAATTGTATAAATTCTGATATAAAAAGAATGTATGTATTAACTCAATTTAATTCTGCTTCTTTAAATGCACATATTAAAAACACGTATCATTTTAGTTTTTTTAGCTCTGCTTTTGTTGATGTATTAGCTGCAGAACAAACAATTAATAGCGATAAATGGTTTCAAGGAACTGCAGATGCGGTAAGACAAAGTATGCATCACTTTTTAGAAAACGATTTTGAATACGCACTAATTCTTTCTGGCGACCAATTATATCAAATGGATTTTAATGATATGATTAAAAAGCATGAAGAAAGTGGAGCAGAAATTTCTATTGCAACATATCCTGTTGATGCAAAAGATGCAACCGAATTTGGATTATTAAAAACGAATGATGAAAATATAATTACTTCTTTTATAGAAAAACCAGCTCCTGAATTATTACCAGATTGGACATCAGATGTTGGAGATCAAATGAAATCTCAAGGTAGAAATTATTTGGCTTCTATGGGTATCTACATCTTTAATCGTAAATTATTGGTTGATTTAATGAGTAATCCTGATACTAATGATTTTGGTAAAGAAATTATACCACAAGCAATAAACACTCATAAAACATTAAGTTATCAATATGAAGGATATTGGACAGACATAGGAAACATAGATTCATTCTTTGAAGCAAATTTAGGGCTTACAGACGACGTTCCTCAATTTAATTTATATGACAATGATAAACACGTATATACAAGACCTAGAATATTGCCAACCTCTAAAATTGCTGGCTCTATTTTAAATAAAGCTGTTATTGGAGATGGTTGTATAATTCATGCCGAAAAAATTGAAAGATCTGTTATTGGTATTCGTTCTAGAATTGGTAAGAACTCATTAATATCTAACACATATATGATGGGAAATGATTCTTATGAATCTTTAGATGAAGTAGCAAAAAATCATATTGACATTATGATGGGAATTGGTGACCGTTGCTACATCCATAACTGTATTGTAGATAAAAACTGTAGAATTGGTGATGATGTTAGAATTAATGGAGGCCAACATATTGAAAACACAGAAACCGACACCTATTTTGTAAAAGATGGAATAGTTGTTATTAAAAAAGATGCAACCATACTTAAAGGAACTAATATCGGTTAA